A portion of the Bacteroidota bacterium genome contains these proteins:
- the glnA gene encoding type I glutamate--ammonia ligase, which translates to MAKKGASATANVFKMIKDNGVQMVDFKFVDLLGVWQHVTVPVHRLEESSFQEGFGFDGSSIRGFKAINESDMLMMPDPRTAIIDPFVQVKTVSFICEIFDPLTKERFSRCARGIAHKAEQYLQSTGIADTAFMGAEAEFFIFDDIRFDTQGHSSYYHVDSIEGRWNSGRDEMPNLGYKPRYKEGYYPAPPTDHLMDLRNEMVLNMMGVGLDVETQHHEVASGGQAEIDLKFASLLKHADDMMLFKYIIKNTAVARGKTATFMPKPIFGDNGSGMHVHQSLWKGGKPLFYGNGYANLSEMALYYIGGLLKHAPALCAFTNPTTNSYKRLVPGFEAPVNLAYSQRNRSASVRIPMYSSSPKSKRIEFRCPDASGNPYLQFAAMLLAGLDGIINKIDPGDPLDKDIYDMAPEELKNVPSTPGSLEQAIKALERDHDFLRRGDVFTHDVIETWITYKMEKEVKAMALRPHPYEFGLYFDC; encoded by the coding sequence ATGGCTAAAAAAGGTGCATCGGCAACCGCCAACGTCTTCAAGATGATCAAGGACAATGGCGTGCAAATGGTCGATTTCAAATTTGTGGATCTTCTCGGGGTATGGCAGCACGTGACAGTGCCTGTTCATCGGCTGGAAGAATCGTCGTTTCAGGAGGGATTCGGATTTGACGGCTCGTCCATCCGAGGCTTCAAAGCAATCAACGAGAGCGATATGTTGATGATGCCCGACCCGAGAACAGCCATCATCGATCCGTTTGTCCAGGTGAAGACGGTCAGTTTCATTTGTGAAATATTCGATCCGTTGACGAAAGAGCGATTCAGCCGTTGTGCCCGCGGCATTGCGCACAAGGCCGAACAGTATTTGCAGTCAACAGGCATCGCTGACACGGCATTCATGGGAGCCGAGGCCGAGTTCTTCATTTTTGATGATATACGCTTTGACACGCAAGGACACAGCAGCTACTACCATGTCGATTCCATCGAAGGACGCTGGAATTCGGGACGTGACGAAATGCCCAACCTTGGCTACAAGCCGCGCTACAAGGAAGGATATTATCCCGCTCCGCCTACAGATCACTTAATGGATCTGCGCAATGAAATGGTGTTGAACATGATGGGAGTGGGGCTTGATGTCGAAACGCAGCATCATGAGGTAGCCAGCGGCGGGCAAGCAGAGATTGATCTGAAGTTTGCCTCACTCTTGAAACATGCCGATGATATGATGCTGTTCAAATACATCATCAAGAATACGGCAGTTGCACGAGGCAAAACCGCTACATTCATGCCGAAGCCGATTTTTGGAGACAACGGTTCAGGAATGCACGTGCATCAAAGTTTGTGGAAGGGGGGCAAGCCGTTGTTCTACGGGAACGGTTATGCAAACCTGAGCGAAATGGCGTTGTACTATATCGGCGGATTATTGAAACATGCACCGGCATTGTGCGCGTTCACCAACCCGACGACGAATTCGTACAAGCGGCTTGTGCCGGGATTCGAAGCCCCCGTGAACCTTGCCTATTCACAGCGAAACCGGAGTGCTTCGGTTCGCATCCCGATGTACTCGTCAAGCCCGAAATCCAAGCGCATCGAGTTCCGGTGTCCTGATGCGTCGGGAAATCCATATCTGCAATTTGCTGCAATGTTGCTGGCCGGACTTGACGGCATTATCAACAAGATAGATCCGGGAGATCCGCTGGACAAAGATATCTATGACATGGCTCCGGAAGAATTGAAGAACGTGCCGTCAACACCCGGTTCGCTGGAACAGGCCATCAAGGCCCTTGAACGTGATCACGATTTTCTGCGTCGAGGGGATGTATTTACGCATGACGTTATCGAAACGTGGATTACGTACAAAATGGAGAAGGAAGTCAAGGCAATGGCTTTGCGGCCGCATCCATACGAGTTCGGGCTGTACTTCGATTGTTGA